The following proteins come from a genomic window of Hymenobacter canadensis:
- a CDS encoding SMI1/KNR4 family protein yields MKGILYTGGELTDLVSFARLPSYLQAFLREQNGVVAYFGGLHIRGCVAEPGWHSLAEAWQGPIAFWRTYAQVLETDIPFGQDCAGNQFLLRGDAVLWLDTETGELADLEVDFKHFLFGAEKFPLDALGMEPLRAFQQSGGVLRPGQLLSIYPPSCMATTQQAPSLKAIGAPERLAWLADFHRQIKDLPDGQSISLKPL; encoded by the coding sequence ATGAAAGGCATTCTGTATACTGGCGGCGAGCTGACCGACTTGGTGAGCTTCGCCCGCCTTCCCTCCTACCTGCAAGCCTTCCTGCGCGAGCAGAACGGCGTGGTGGCCTACTTCGGCGGGCTGCACATCCGGGGGTGCGTGGCCGAGCCCGGCTGGCATTCCCTGGCTGAGGCCTGGCAGGGCCCAATAGCCTTCTGGCGCACCTACGCGCAGGTGCTCGAAACCGACATTCCGTTCGGGCAGGACTGCGCCGGCAACCAGTTTCTGCTGCGCGGCGACGCCGTGCTGTGGCTGGACACAGAAACCGGCGAGCTAGCCGACCTGGAGGTGGATTTTAAGCACTTTCTGTTCGGGGCCGAGAAATTTCCGCTGGATGCTTTGGGCATGGAGCCGCTGCGGGCCTTCCAGCAAAGCGGCGGCGTGCTGCGGCCGGGCCAGCTGCTGAGCATCTACCCGCCCTCCTGCATGGCCACCACCCAGCAAGCACCCAGCCTGAAAGCCATCGGCGCGCCGGAGCGTTTGGCGTGGCTGGCCGACTTCCACCGCCAGATCAAAGACCTGCCCGACGGCCAGTCGATCAGCCTGAAGCCCTTGTAG
- a CDS encoding PAS domain-containing sensor histidine kinase: MIDNYTVSAIGASPAAVEEACVSFAAQGVFQSANPLFLQLLGCPAAALEGRSVAELLDAAAARQVLQLLQEPPAAARVLSMEATLHSPAGSTHLAQLTLLPLGPAAGLACVVRPVPPTLPIEKALRQQENQLSVIFASIADVIFVLDVQPGFHYRFLFVNQAFETITGIAREAVIGRLVQEVIPEPSLTLVLDNYRQAVENRQAVMWQETTDYPTGQLIAQVCVTPVINEAGACCQLVGIVHDLTAQHQIEERLRASNERFIYALKATTDAIYDWDIRADTLYWGEGFEDLFGYQLDRNPTDFNQWADYVHLEDAAHTVDDLRHTAHDTQGSHWQQEYRFQRADGSWATVFDRGYIIRDAQGQAVRMIGAMQDITERKQAEEQQQRLAQDVYKQNADLQQFTYILSHNLRAPLANAEGFASLLARVPRQSEEFDTALTHLTTSLEQVGGVLEDINIILSARDKPVVAEPEAVPVGIVCRQVLQTLAPDLERCQGQVFCAIPDVLLLPGKRAYFYSIFLNLLSNAIKYRSAHRPLRVTIEAYQHPPGHTIITIADNGSGFEMPPVSQDVFQLYKRFHTTASGRGIGLFLVKAHVNSMGGSIFVHSIVRQGTTFTLQFSPPSA; this comes from the coding sequence ATGATAGACAATTACACGGTTTCGGCCATTGGCGCCAGCCCTGCGGCAGTAGAGGAAGCCTGTGTCAGCTTCGCCGCCCAGGGCGTATTCCAGTCAGCTAACCCACTTTTTCTGCAGCTACTTGGCTGCCCGGCGGCGGCGCTGGAGGGCCGGTCCGTAGCCGAGCTGCTTGATGCGGCGGCGGCCCGGCAGGTGCTGCAGCTGCTGCAAGAGCCGCCCGCAGCGGCGCGGGTGCTTTCCATGGAGGCCACCCTGCACAGCCCGGCCGGCAGCACGCACCTGGCGCAGCTCACGCTTTTGCCGCTGGGCCCCGCTGCCGGGCTGGCCTGCGTGGTGCGCCCCGTGCCACCCACGCTACCCATCGAAAAAGCCCTGCGCCAGCAGGAAAACCAGCTGTCGGTGATATTTGCCAGTATTGCGGATGTGATTTTTGTGCTGGACGTACAGCCCGGGTTTCACTACCGTTTCCTGTTCGTTAATCAGGCCTTCGAAACCATCACCGGCATTGCCAGGGAGGCGGTAATTGGCCGGCTGGTGCAGGAGGTGATTCCGGAACCGTCGCTGACGCTGGTGCTGGACAACTACCGGCAGGCGGTGGAAAACCGGCAAGCCGTGATGTGGCAGGAAACCACCGACTACCCCACGGGCCAGCTGATTGCCCAGGTCTGCGTGACACCTGTTATCAACGAGGCCGGTGCCTGCTGCCAGCTGGTAGGCATCGTGCACGACCTGACGGCGCAGCACCAGATTGAAGAACGGCTGCGCGCCAGCAACGAGCGGTTCATCTATGCCCTCAAAGCCACCACCGACGCCATCTACGACTGGGATATCCGGGCCGATACGCTGTACTGGGGCGAGGGATTCGAGGACCTGTTCGGCTACCAGCTGGACCGCAACCCCACCGACTTCAACCAGTGGGCCGATTACGTGCATCTCGAGGATGCCGCCCACACCGTAGACGACCTGCGCCACACCGCCCACGACACGCAAGGCAGCCATTGGCAGCAAGAATACCGGTTTCAGCGCGCCGACGGCTCGTGGGCTACCGTCTTCGACCGGGGCTACATCATCCGCGATGCGCAGGGGCAGGCCGTGCGCATGATTGGGGCCATGCAGGATATTACGGAGCGCAAGCAGGCTGAAGAGCAGCAGCAGCGTTTGGCTCAGGATGTGTACAAACAGAATGCTGATCTGCAGCAGTTTACCTATATTCTGTCGCATAACCTGCGGGCGCCGCTGGCCAATGCCGAGGGCTTCGCCAGCCTGCTGGCCCGCGTGCCGCGCCAGTCGGAGGAGTTCGATACGGCGCTGACTCACCTGACTACCAGCCTGGAGCAGGTGGGCGGAGTGCTGGAAGACATCAACATCATTCTGTCGGCCCGCGACAAGCCGGTGGTGGCCGAGCCCGAGGCTGTGCCGGTGGGCATTGTGTGCCGGCAGGTGTTGCAGACCCTGGCCCCCGATCTGGAGCGTTGCCAGGGGCAGGTGTTCTGCGCCATACCCGACGTGCTGCTACTGCCGGGTAAACGGGCCTATTTTTACAGCATATTCCTCAATCTGCTCAGCAATGCCATCAAATACCGGTCGGCACACCGGCCGCTGCGCGTCACCATCGAGGCGTACCAGCACCCACCGGGCCACACCATCATCACCATCGCCGATAACGGCTCCGGCTTTGAGATGCCACCCGTCAGCCAGGACGTGTTTCAGCTCTATAAACGCTTCCACACCACCGCCAGCGGCCGTGGCATTGGCCTGTTTTTGGTGAAGGCGCACGTAAATTCGATGGGAGGAAGCATTTTTGTGCATAGTATCGTCCGGCAGGGCACTACTTTTACGCTGCAGTTCAGCCCCCCCTCCGCATGA
- a CDS encoding response regulator, producing the protein MNTFLIDDDSLSNYLTETLLKMEDFSSDIRTFEAADEALAELLQEPEQPRVVFLDLNMPLMNGWEFLDALAPYQGRLQGNCRIYILTSSLALADLNRSRHYDLVAGLIHKPIDSGEIRAIQAAMAPADLQ; encoded by the coding sequence ATGAATACCTTCCTCATCGACGATGACAGCCTGAGTAACTACCTCACGGAAACGCTCCTGAAGATGGAGGATTTCTCTTCTGACATCCGCACGTTTGAGGCCGCCGACGAGGCCCTGGCCGAGCTGCTCCAAGAGCCCGAGCAACCCCGCGTGGTATTCCTGGATCTGAACATGCCCCTGATGAACGGCTGGGAGTTTCTGGATGCGCTGGCACCCTACCAGGGCCGCCTGCAGGGCAACTGCCGCATCTACATTCTCACCTCGTCGCTGGCCCTGGCGGACCTGAACCGCTCCCGGCACTACGACCTGGTGGCCGGCCTGATCCACAAGCCCATCGACAGCGGCGAAATCCGCGCTATTCAGGCCGCAATGGCTCCGGCCGACCTGCAGTAG
- a CDS encoding AMP nucleosidase: MKTKSDIVENWLPRYTGVPLGDFGQYILLTNFINYVHMFAEQFDVEVRGLDKPMQTATANGITIINFGMGSPMAATVMDLISAVKPKAALFLGKCGGLKNKTKLGDLILPIAAIRGEGTSDDYLPAEIPALPSFRLQRAVSSMIKKHEKDYWTGTVYTTNRRVWEHDENFKEYLRQIRAMAVDMETATIFTVGFVNEIPHGALLLVSDNPMTPEGVKTSESDKKVTADFVTSHLQIGIDSLLELKNSGESVKHMRFE, from the coding sequence ATGAAAACCAAATCCGACATCGTAGAGAACTGGCTGCCCCGCTACACCGGCGTACCACTCGGCGACTTTGGCCAGTACATCCTGCTGACCAATTTTATCAACTATGTGCACATGTTTGCCGAGCAGTTCGACGTGGAAGTGCGCGGCCTCGACAAGCCGATGCAGACCGCCACGGCCAACGGCATCACCATCATCAACTTCGGCATGGGCTCGCCGATGGCCGCTACCGTCATGGACCTGATTTCGGCCGTGAAGCCGAAGGCAGCGCTATTTCTGGGCAAGTGCGGCGGCCTGAAAAACAAAACCAAGCTCGGCGACCTGATTCTGCCCATCGCCGCCATCCGGGGCGAGGGTACGTCCGACGACTACCTGCCGGCCGAAATTCCGGCCCTGCCTTCGTTCCGCCTGCAGCGGGCCGTGAGCAGCATGATCAAGAAGCACGAGAAGGACTACTGGACAGGCACGGTGTACACCACCAACCGCCGCGTGTGGGAGCACGACGAGAACTTCAAGGAGTATCTGCGCCAGATCCGGGCTATGGCCGTGGATATGGAGACGGCCACCATTTTCACCGTGGGCTTCGTGAACGAAATTCCCCACGGCGCCCTGCTGCTCGTGAGCGACAACCCGATGACGCCGGAGGGCGTGAAAACGTCGGAGAGCGACAAGAAGGTAACGGCTGATTTCGTTACGTCTCACCTGCAGATCGGAATTGATTCGCTGTTGGAGCTGAAAAACTCCGGCGAGTCGGTAAAGCACATGCGCTTCGAATAG
- a CDS encoding DinB family protein produces the protein MHTSSLQQNILAELDHELATTRKLLERVPYDKADFTPHPKSMKLWQLASHIVNLLAFNQLFVQHASRDFLDPNGPKPGPTPTSSEELLERFDQYSASLRQALQDSDDEQLTGSFRLHHGEQTLMERPKGAAIRIMGLNHSIHHRGQLSVYLRLLDIPLPAMYGPSADEQGW, from the coding sequence ATGCACACTTCTTCCCTTCAACAGAACATTCTGGCTGAGCTCGACCACGAGCTGGCCACCACCCGCAAGCTGCTGGAGCGCGTGCCCTACGATAAGGCCGACTTCACGCCCCACCCCAAAAGCATGAAGCTGTGGCAGCTGGCCTCCCACATCGTGAACCTGCTGGCGTTCAACCAGCTCTTCGTACAGCATGCCTCCCGCGACTTCCTCGACCCCAACGGCCCCAAGCCTGGCCCCACGCCCACTAGCTCCGAGGAGCTGCTTGAACGCTTCGACCAGTACAGCGCCAGCCTGCGCCAGGCCCTCCAGGACTCCGACGATGAGCAGCTGACCGGTAGCTTCCGCCTGCACCACGGCGAGCAAACCCTGATGGAGCGCCCCAAAGGCGCGGCCATCCGCATCATGGGCCTCAACCACAGCATCCACCACCGCGGCCAGCTTAGCGTCTACTTGCGCCTGCTCGACATCCCGCTGCCCGCCATGTACGGTCCCTCCGCCGACGAGCAGGGCTGGTAA
- a CDS encoding amidohydrolase, with translation MTSTLRSSWLLLPLLGFFGCNSSARQPADLIVYNATVYTVDSAFSKAQAFAVQDGKFVGVGTAEEIRAKYQGKQEVDAQGQFIYPGFYDAHCHFYRYALGLRDADLVGTGSWKEVIQKLQQQRQQYPQAAWLTGRGWDQNDWASKQFPTKDTLDALFPNTPVFIIRVDGHAALVNQKALDLAGVTARTPISGGTITKDAQGRLTGLLVDNAVKLVAAKIPEPTAAEAETALLEAQKRCVAVGLTSMADAGLEKANVDRLDALQQQGKLKVRLYAMLAPTKENKEFYLKNGPVFKDRLTVCSFKVYADGALGSRGACLIHPYADRPRETGFLLSSVADFRSLAKELAASKFQMNTHAIGDSSNRLLLDIYGEALKGQKDRRWRIEHAQVVSGADIAKFGQYGIVPSVQPTHATSDMYWAGERLGADRLKTAYAFNDLRKQYGQVALGSDFPVEDINPLYGFHSAVARQDAKNYPAGGFQMENALSRPDALRGMTTWAAHAAFEDKQKGSIRPGMAADFVILKTDLLEAPKEQLRTAKVQQTWIAGERVFSVK, from the coding sequence ATGACCTCAACCCTACGCTCGTCCTGGCTGCTATTGCCGCTGCTGGGCTTCTTTGGCTGCAACAGCTCCGCCCGCCAGCCCGCCGACCTCATCGTGTACAACGCCACGGTGTATACCGTCGATTCGGCGTTCAGCAAGGCGCAGGCATTTGCCGTGCAGGATGGCAAATTCGTGGGCGTGGGCACAGCCGAGGAAATCCGGGCCAAGTACCAGGGCAAGCAGGAAGTGGACGCCCAGGGCCAGTTCATCTACCCCGGCTTCTACGACGCGCACTGCCACTTCTACCGCTACGCCCTGGGTTTGCGTGATGCCGACCTGGTGGGCACCGGTTCGTGGAAGGAAGTGATACAGAAGCTGCAGCAGCAGCGGCAGCAGTACCCACAGGCCGCCTGGCTCACCGGCCGCGGCTGGGACCAGAACGACTGGGCCAGCAAGCAGTTTCCCACCAAAGACACCCTCGACGCGCTGTTTCCGAACACGCCCGTCTTCATCATACGGGTAGATGGGCACGCAGCCCTCGTAAACCAAAAGGCGCTGGATCTGGCCGGCGTCACGGCCCGCACGCCCATCAGCGGCGGCACCATTACCAAGGATGCCCAGGGCCGGCTGACCGGTTTGCTGGTGGATAACGCCGTGAAGCTGGTGGCCGCCAAAATCCCGGAGCCCACCGCCGCCGAGGCCGAAACGGCGCTGCTGGAAGCGCAAAAACGCTGCGTGGCCGTGGGCCTCACCAGCATGGCCGACGCCGGGCTGGAAAAAGCCAACGTGGACCGGCTCGACGCCTTGCAGCAGCAGGGCAAGCTGAAAGTGCGCCTCTATGCCATGCTGGCCCCCACTAAAGAGAACAAAGAGTTCTACCTCAAAAACGGCCCGGTGTTTAAGGACCGCCTCACGGTGTGCTCGTTCAAGGTGTACGCCGACGGCGCCCTGGGCTCGCGCGGCGCCTGCCTGATCCACCCCTACGCCGACCGACCCCGGGAAACGGGCTTTTTGCTGTCGTCGGTGGCGGACTTCCGCAGCCTGGCCAAGGAACTGGCCGCCAGCAAGTTTCAGATGAACACCCACGCCATTGGCGACTCCTCGAACCGCCTGCTGCTGGATATCTACGGCGAGGCGCTGAAGGGCCAGAAGGACCGGCGCTGGCGCATTGAGCACGCCCAAGTGGTGAGTGGGGCCGACATAGCCAAGTTCGGGCAGTACGGCATCGTGCCCTCGGTGCAACCCACCCACGCCACCTCCGATATGTACTGGGCCGGCGAGCGGCTGGGCGCCGACCGCCTCAAAACCGCCTACGCCTTCAACGACCTGCGCAAGCAATACGGCCAGGTAGCCCTGGGCTCCGACTTCCCAGTGGAGGACATCAACCCGCTCTATGGCTTCCACTCGGCCGTGGCCCGGCAGGATGCCAAGAACTATCCGGCCGGTGGCTTCCAGATGGAAAACGCCCTCAGCCGCCCCGACGCCCTGCGCGGCATGACCACTTGGGCCGCCCACGCCGCCTTCGAGGATAAGCAGAAAGGCAGCATCCGCCCCGGCATGGCCGCCGACTTCGTCATCCTGAAAACCGACCTGCTGGAAGCCCCCAAAGAGCAGCTCCGCACCGCCAAAGTCCAGCAAACCTGGATTGCCGGCGAACGGGTGTTTTCGGTGAAGTAA
- a CDS encoding DUF1573 domain-containing protein — MKHIASLLIFCLLALGVRAQGVITFEKDTHDFGKVPEGTMATYEFKFKNTGNQPIVIANVQASCGCTTPDWTKTPVLPGKSGIIKAMYSSAGRPGIFNKTVTVTSNASTPSAVLTIKGDVVNKSEMKSMMTPAQMAQSPRLVLDRNVHNFGKMESGQQAAAKFTVKNPGKQPLELGMITSPCNCIGYKAVPPTIQPGQSAVVEILYAQRQTGQMSDVATLTSNDLNGDVKLTLKATVVRDLNAGSMVKESGAVVPFK, encoded by the coding sequence ATGAAACACATTGCCTCCCTCCTGATTTTCTGTTTGTTGGCCCTGGGTGTCCGGGCGCAGGGCGTCATAACGTTCGAGAAAGACACCCACGACTTCGGCAAAGTGCCCGAAGGCACCATGGCCACCTACGAATTCAAGTTCAAGAACACCGGCAACCAGCCCATTGTCATTGCCAACGTGCAGGCCAGCTGCGGCTGCACCACCCCCGACTGGACCAAGACGCCGGTACTGCCCGGCAAGTCGGGCATCATCAAGGCCATGTACAGCAGCGCCGGCCGCCCCGGCATCTTCAACAAAACCGTGACCGTGACCAGCAACGCCAGCACCCCCAGCGCGGTGCTCACCATCAAGGGCGACGTGGTCAACAAGTCGGAGATGAAGTCGATGATGACACCGGCCCAGATGGCGCAGTCGCCGCGGCTGGTGCTGGACCGCAACGTGCATAATTTCGGCAAAATGGAAAGCGGCCAGCAGGCCGCGGCCAAGTTCACGGTGAAAAACCCCGGCAAGCAGCCGCTGGAGCTGGGCATGATTACGTCGCCGTGCAACTGCATCGGCTATAAGGCGGTGCCGCCCACGATTCAGCCGGGCCAGAGTGCCGTGGTGGAAATCCTGTACGCCCAGCGCCAGACCGGCCAGATGAGCGACGTAGCCACCCTGACCTCCAACGACCTGAACGGCGACGTGAAGCTGACGCTGAAAGCCACCGTAGTGCGCGACCTGAACGCGGGCAGCATGGTGAAAGAAAGCGGCGCCGTCGTACCGTTCAAGTAG
- the ald gene encoding alanine dehydrogenase encodes MIIGVPKEIKNNENRVGLTPAGVAEFRKHGHDVYVQATAGNGSGFSDAEYEQAGATVLPTIEDVYAKAEMIVKVKEPIASEYPLIKENQLLFTYFHFASGEELTHAMIERKAVCLAYETVELPSRALPLLIPMSEVAGRMAPQEGAKYLEKPLKGRGILLGGVPGVKPAEVLVLGAGIVGTQAAKIAAGLGAKVTVMDISLNRLRELDDFMPKNVVTQYSNEYNIREAIKTADLIIGAVLIPGAKAPHLITRDMLKTMRAGTVLVDVAVDQGGCIETCRPTTHEDPTFIIDDIVHYCVANMPGAVPYTSTLALTNATLPYAVKLANLGWQEACRRDEALRLGLNVVHGKVVYKGVADAWGLPLESVESVMEEATV; translated from the coding sequence ATGATCATCGGCGTACCGAAAGAAATCAAGAACAACGAAAACCGCGTAGGCCTGACGCCTGCCGGTGTAGCTGAATTCCGCAAGCACGGCCATGACGTGTACGTGCAGGCCACGGCCGGCAACGGCAGCGGCTTCTCCGACGCCGAATACGAACAGGCAGGCGCTACCGTGCTGCCTACCATCGAGGACGTGTACGCCAAGGCCGAGATGATTGTGAAGGTGAAGGAGCCGATTGCTTCCGAGTACCCGCTCATCAAGGAAAACCAACTGCTGTTCACCTACTTCCACTTTGCCTCGGGCGAGGAGCTGACCCACGCCATGATCGAGCGCAAGGCGGTGTGCCTGGCCTACGAAACTGTAGAACTGCCCTCGCGCGCTCTGCCCCTGCTCATCCCGATGAGCGAAGTAGCCGGCCGCATGGCCCCGCAGGAAGGTGCCAAGTATCTGGAGAAGCCGTTGAAAGGCCGTGGTATTTTGCTGGGCGGTGTGCCCGGCGTGAAGCCCGCCGAAGTGCTGGTGCTGGGTGCCGGCATCGTGGGCACGCAGGCCGCCAAAATTGCCGCCGGTCTGGGCGCCAAGGTAACCGTAATGGACATCAGCCTGAACCGTCTGCGCGAGCTGGACGACTTCATGCCGAAGAACGTGGTAACGCAGTACTCCAACGAGTACAACATCCGCGAAGCCATCAAAACCGCCGACCTCATCATCGGCGCGGTGCTGATTCCGGGTGCCAAGGCCCCGCACCTCATCACCCGCGACATGCTGAAAACCATGCGCGCCGGCACCGTGCTCGTGGACGTGGCCGTGGACCAGGGTGGCTGCATCGAAACCTGCCGCCCCACCACGCACGAAGACCCGACCTTCATCATCGACGACATCGTGCATTACTGCGTGGCCAACATGCCAGGCGCGGTGCCTTATACTTCCACCCTGGCCCTGACCAACGCCACGCTGCCCTACGCCGTGAAGCTGGCCAACCTGGGCTGGCAGGAAGCTTGCCGCCGCGACGAGGCCCTGCGCCTCGGCCTGAACGTGGTGCATGGCAAAGTGGTGTACAAAGGCGTAGCCGATGCTTGGGGCCTGCCCCTGGAGTCGGTGGAGTCGGTAATGGAAGAAGCGACTGTTTAG
- a CDS encoding LTA synthase family protein, translating to MPAEFLRLLARRFLLLLGAYLLLRLGFYAANRTTFQEAEAGQVLLAFWHGFRFDVAGLLLLNIPFLLLSLVPSRARGWQRLVQVVWLLLNGLGVALNLIDTEYFKFIGRRTSNELATIGDDVRRQAGQLVLSYWYLLIPFGLLLAVLWRLYPLPKAAVRHPSPEPPSTNNKPRTTKTALLYAAQVLMLAGLVVLGIRGGLQLKPLRTGHAFGQQPAVLGHLALNSTFTFLKSLGAETIERKQYFQSPAGLRQALAARPLPPATTAPRPDNVVVVLLESFASEYTGVENPGRRGYTPFFDSLATHGGLLFREHYANGRRSIEALPATLAGLPGLMDNSFITSSFQTNELHGLGELLGRRGYRTSLFHGAQNGTMGFNTFAGIAGMQQYFGLDEYPGGAGSPDFDGHWGIPDVPYLQYFARELGRQPEPFFSTVFTLSAHEPFLVPPPYTKRFAPGTLPIHATVAYSDFALRQFFAAAARQPWYRRTLFVLLADHTSQSDDPAYQNTLGAYKTPLLLFHPGRALPAANVHRITQQADVPATVLDLLQVPVPPRQLLPFGSSVFDSTATGRAVFLSGGSYFLVHADFVTELTADNQVRLYPYQTHALPAAPLAHPNPEKLRQYGNELKACVQVFSTGLLDNTLYHR from the coding sequence ATGCCTGCTGAGTTTCTGCGTTTGTTGGCTCGTCGTTTTCTGCTGCTGCTGGGCGCGTATCTGCTGCTGCGCCTGGGGTTCTATGCGGCCAACCGCACTACGTTTCAGGAGGCTGAAGCCGGGCAGGTTTTGCTGGCGTTCTGGCACGGGTTCCGGTTTGATGTGGCGGGGCTGCTGCTGCTCAACATTCCGTTTCTGCTGCTGTCGTTGGTGCCCAGCCGGGCGCGGGGCTGGCAGCGGCTGGTGCAGGTGGTATGGCTGCTGCTCAACGGCCTGGGCGTGGCGCTGAACCTGATTGACACCGAGTATTTCAAGTTTATCGGGCGGCGCACCAGCAACGAGCTGGCCACCATCGGTGACGACGTGCGGCGGCAGGCGGGCCAACTGGTGCTTTCCTATTGGTACCTGCTGATTCCGTTCGGGCTGCTGCTGGCGGTGCTGTGGCGGCTGTACCCGCTGCCGAAAGCAGCAGTCCGACACCCAAGCCCTGAGCCACCTAGCACGAACAACAAACCCCGAACAACGAAAACCGCTCTGCTCTACGCCGCGCAGGTGCTGATGCTGGCGGGGCTGGTGGTGCTGGGCATCCGAGGCGGGCTGCAGCTCAAGCCTTTGCGCACCGGCCACGCCTTCGGGCAGCAGCCGGCGGTGCTGGGCCACTTGGCTCTCAACAGCACGTTCACGTTCCTGAAAAGCCTCGGCGCCGAAACCATTGAGCGGAAGCAGTATTTCCAGTCGCCGGCCGGGCTGCGGCAGGCGCTGGCGGCCCGCCCGCTGCCGCCCGCCACCACCGCGCCCCGCCCCGACAACGTGGTGGTGGTGCTGCTGGAAAGCTTTGCCTCCGAATATACTGGCGTCGAAAACCCGGGCCGGCGCGGCTACACACCGTTTTTCGATTCGCTGGCCACGCACGGCGGGCTGCTGTTTCGGGAGCATTACGCCAACGGCCGCCGCTCCATTGAGGCGCTGCCGGCCACGCTGGCCGGCCTGCCGGGCCTCATGGACAACTCGTTCATCACCTCCAGCTTCCAGACCAACGAGTTGCACGGGTTGGGTGAGCTGCTGGGCCGGCGCGGCTACCGCACGTCGCTGTTTCATGGCGCCCAGAACGGCACGATGGGCTTCAACACCTTCGCGGGTATTGCGGGCATGCAGCAGTATTTCGGGCTTGATGAGTACCCCGGCGGCGCCGGCAGCCCCGATTTCGACGGGCACTGGGGCATTCCGGACGTACCGTATCTGCAGTATTTTGCCCGGGAGCTGGGCCGACAGCCCGAGCCGTTTTTCAGCACCGTTTTCACGCTGAGCGCCCACGAGCCGTTTCTGGTGCCGCCGCCCTACACCAAGCGGTTTGCGCCGGGCACGCTGCCTATTCACGCCACCGTAGCGTATTCCGACTTCGCGCTGCGGCAGTTCTTCGCGGCGGCGGCCCGGCAGCCGTGGTACCGCCGCACGCTGTTCGTGCTCCTCGCCGACCATACTTCGCAGTCCGACGACCCGGCGTACCAGAACACGCTGGGAGCCTACAAAACGCCGCTGCTGCTGTTCCATCCGGGCCGCGCGCTGCCCGCCGCTAACGTGCACCGCATCACCCAGCAGGCCGACGTGCCCGCTACCGTGCTGGACTTGCTGCAGGTGCCGGTGCCGCCGCGCCAGCTGCTACCCTTCGGCTCGTCGGTGTTTGATAGCACTGCCACGGGCCGCGCCGTGTTTCTGAGCGGCGGCAGCTACTTTCTGGTACACGCCGACTTCGTGACGGAGCTCACGGCCGACAACCAGGTGCGGCTCTACCCCTACCAGACCCATGCGCTGCCCGCCGCGCCCCTCGCCCACCCCAACCCCGAAAAGCTACGCCAGTACGGCAACGAGCTGAAAGCCTGCGTACAGGTGTTCAGCACCGGCCTGCTCGACAATACGCTCTACCACCGGTAG
- a CDS encoding type I restriction enzyme HsdR N-terminal domain-containing protein translates to MIWDILRRKQVVLTPEEWVRQHVVHYLISHRGYPKGLLSLERGLHYNQRRKRTDLVALDATGQPLLLVECKAPSVPITAAVAQQAATYNQTVGAPLLLLTNGLQHFCWRVDFLARTNERLVEVPRYE, encoded by the coding sequence TTGATATGGGATATACTGCGCCGCAAGCAGGTAGTGCTCACGCCCGAGGAATGGGTGCGCCAGCATGTGGTGCACTACCTGATCAGCCACCGGGGCTACCCGAAAGGGTTGCTGAGCCTGGAGCGCGGCCTGCACTACAACCAGCGCCGCAAGCGCACCGACCTGGTGGCGCTGGATGCCACCGGGCAGCCCCTGCTGCTGGTGGAATGCAAGGCGCCGTCGGTGCCCATTACGGCGGCGGTGGCCCAACAGGCGGCCACCTACAACCAGACGGTGGGCGCGCCGCTGCTGCTGCTCACTAACGGCCTGCAGCACTTCTGCTGGCGAGTAGACTTTCTGGCCCGGACCAACGAGCGGCTGGTGGAAGTGCCTCGCTACGAATAG